A section of the Vibrio vulnificus CMCP6 genome encodes:
- a CDS encoding histone deacetylase family protein yields MMSIPLIYHPIYSQLPLPEGHRYPIMKYHHLYQAVCRYQQQHLEWQQAFAFYQPEALSIEAIKQVHQQEYVDLLTTGLLPAAKMRRIGFPWSEKLIERTLTSTAGTVLTAEKALQHGVAIHLSGGYHHAHFDYGSGFCLFNDLVMAAHKALEHGSVDKVLIIDSDVHHGDGTATLCQRRDDIVTLSFHCDKNFPARKPDSDLDIGLPRECGDEAFLAAFKEVVPMAIRLHQPDLIIYDAGVDIHHEDELGYLNVSTDALYQRDAFLFGQAKANAIPVAAVVGGGYRTDHEALVPLHLQLLNAAFDVYRSTPD; encoded by the coding sequence ATGATGAGCATTCCTCTGATCTATCACCCAATCTACTCTCAGTTGCCCCTGCCAGAGGGGCATCGTTACCCGATCATGAAATATCACCATCTTTATCAAGCGGTGTGTCGATATCAGCAACAGCATCTCGAGTGGCAGCAGGCATTTGCTTTTTATCAGCCAGAAGCGTTATCGATTGAAGCCATTAAGCAAGTTCACCAACAAGAATATGTGGATCTGCTGACGACGGGCCTATTGCCTGCGGCGAAAATGCGCAGAATTGGTTTTCCTTGGAGTGAAAAACTGATTGAACGCACGTTAACCTCAACCGCAGGCACTGTGCTGACAGCGGAAAAAGCGTTGCAACATGGCGTTGCGATTCATCTCAGTGGCGGCTATCACCATGCCCATTTCGACTATGGCAGCGGTTTTTGCTTGTTCAACGATCTCGTGATGGCTGCACATAAAGCGTTGGAACACGGCAGCGTCGACAAAGTGTTGATCATCGATAGCGATGTGCATCATGGCGATGGCACGGCCACTTTATGCCAACGGCGCGACGACATTGTGACGCTTTCTTTCCATTGTGATAAGAATTTTCCTGCTCGTAAGCCGGACTCTGATCTCGATATTGGTTTGCCAAGAGAGTGCGGTGATGAGGCGTTTCTTGCGGCGTTTAAAGAGGTGGTTCCGATGGCGATACGTCTCCATCAACCGGATCTCATTATCTACGATGCCGGTGTCGACATTCATCATGAAGATGAGCTGGGATATCTCAACGTCTCCACCGACGCTTTGTATCAACGTGACGCTTTTCTCTTTGGGCAGGCCAAAGCTAATGCGATCCCGGTTGCCGCGGTGGTAGGTGGTGGATATCGAACGGATCATGAAGCGCTGGTGCCACTGCATTTGCAACTGCTCAACGCGG